The following is a genomic window from Fluviispira vulneris.
AACTTAAAAAAGAAGTTAAAAAATTGCGCAGCATGAGCCCAATGAGTGCAGAAGCGACCGTGGTTAGAAATTATATAGACACTGTGCTTTCGTTACCTTGGGCTGATTACGCAAATACGATTAAAGATCAAAATTTTGCTGAAGAAGTATTAAACGAAGATCATTTTGGTCTTGAAAAGGTAAAAGAAAGAATTCTCGAATATCTAGCTGTCACGAGTCTTTCTAACAAGATTAAAGGGCCCATACTTTGTTTAGTTGGCCCTCCAGGTGTTGGAAAAACAAGTCTCGCAAAAAGTGTAGCTCGTTCGACTGGTAGGACATTTTCCCGGATTGCCCTCGGTGGCGTCCGTGACGAAGCTGAAATCCGTGGACACAGACGCACATATATTGGAGCTATGCCAGGTAAAATTCTCAATGCAATTAAAAAAGCAGGCAGCGGTAACCCAGTTATATTGCTTGATGAAATCGATAAAATGAGTTCAGACTTCAGAGGTGACCCATCGAGCGCAATGTTAGAAGTTCTTGATCCTGAACAAAATCATGCTTTTAATGATCATTATCTCGACCTAGATTACGATCTCTCTCAAGCTCTCTTTATAGCAACAGCAAACAGCTTAAGCGGAGTTCCCAAACCATTGCTTGATCGTATGGAAATTATATATTTAAGTGGCTATACTGAACAAGAAAAGATCAATATTGGACAGCAACATCTTATTCAAAAATCGATCAAAGCCAATGGTCTTGATAAATCCGAACTCAAATTTGAAAACTCTGCCCTTGAAGAATTGGTACGCTATTATACGCGTGAGGCAGGCGTTAGAAATTTAGAGAGAGAGATATCAAGCGTCTGTAGGAAAATTGCGCGAGAGTTATTGAAAAATCATAAAAAAACCTCACCCAAAACAACCTCAACAGTTAAAGAAACTACTGCTCAAAATAAAGAATCAAATGTGAAAGATATATCTGCTGCTAACAAAGAGAATGCTGCTAAAGATTCTTCACAAAAAGAAGCAAATAATAAAGAAACAAATGAATTAACAAAACTCTCAACTCTTGAAGGGGTAAAAGCACCTCTAGTCGATGCAGCTCTTGTGCAAAAATATTTAGGACCAAGAAAATACAGTATTGGCGAAAAAGAATTAAGCAATGAAATTGGCATTGGCCAAGGGCTCGCTTACACTGAGGTAGGAGGAGATTTATTAGTCACAGAAGTTGCTGTTATGAGTGGAAAAGGAAATCTAAAAATCACAGGAAAATTAGGCGACGTCATGCAAGAGTCTGCCCAAGCTGCCTTTAGCTATGTGCGTTCTCGTGCTGCATTTTTGGGATTAGAGGAAGAATTCTATTCAAAAATAGATATCCACGTGCATTTTCCTGAAGGTGCAATTCCAAAAGATGGCCCAAGTGCAGGCATAACAATGGCAACCGCTCTTGTCAGTGCTTTGACTAAAAAGCCATTCAATCGTGAAGTCGCTATGACAGGCGAAATAACACTGCGTGGACGTGTTCTACCAATTGGTGGTTTGAAAGAAAAACTTCTTGCTGCACACCGTGGTGGAATAAAACGTGTGATCATACCTAAAGAAAACGAAAGAGATCTCCTAGAAATTCCAAAAAATATTATCCAAGATCTCGAAGTTGTTCCAGTTGATCATATGGACACTGTTTTATTACATGCAATTGCTTGGGAACATGATGATGCATTAGAAACTCGCTTGAAAAATTCTCAAGCTCTTGCACTAGCGGGAGTCACCAGTACAAAGAACAATCAACCTTTAATTCATCATTGAAAAGCTTGAAATCACCAAATGACTTCCAACGATAATTATAATTTCATGGAAGATCTCAAGCAGCAATGGCTCTCTATGATAGACGCCATTGCTGATCCCCTTATTCTAATTGATAGCGATTACAATATAATAAGACAAAATAAAGCTTATTTTTACATGGTTGAAAATAATAAGTTAGATAAAATTACAAAAATACCTGGCAATAAATGTTATAAAATATTTGCAAAAAGAAATTCACCATGTGATCATTGTCTCGTTAATAAAGTAAATGAAAATGAAAAAAATATTAAATGGACAACTGATTGTCTTATAGAAAATAAAGAATTTGAGATACTTGTCCATTATGTTCCAGCAAATGAAAAAAATAATAATCTAAGATTTGTTGTTCATTATCGAGACATTTCTGACCAAAAAAACTTGCAAAAAACATTGGCTCATTCAGATAAGTTAGTTGCGATAGGCAAGCTTGCGGGTGGAGTTGCGCATGAAATAAATAGTCCACTTGCAGGAATTTTAGCATTTACACAAATAGTTTTATCAGAAATGGATGAAGAAAATCCGCACAAAGAGGATTTAGAACAAATAGAAATTGCGGCGCGAAAGTGCAAGGAAATCGTTGAAAATTTATTAAATTTTGCTCGACTTGAAGCACATGTAGAAGTTAAAAACGAAATTCAATTGCTTGATGAAATACAAAAAACTGTTAAGTTAGCTAAAGGATTATTAACACAAAAGAATATAACAGTAGTCTGGGATATTTTAGACAACCAAGATGATACAATTTATGGCAATAATGGCCAGATAGGACAAATATTTTTAAATTTAATTTCAAATGCAATTCAAGCAATGAAAAATGGCGGTGTCATAGAAATTGAAAAATCCA
Proteins encoded in this region:
- the lon gene encoding endopeptidase La yields the protein MADKKTTSRTLPLLPLRELLVFPHTVVPLFVGREKSIKALDDAMARNREIFLAAQKKPKSNDPLPEEIYEFGTIAQILQLLRLPDGTVKILVEGKKRGRILKYTESTDMLVVDVTEIQEPSGRSAENEALVRTVKQAFDTYVKLNKKVPPEMVFSISSIEDESRLADTLVVQLANLKLADKQRILETVDPAKRLEEIFSIIQSEIEILRVEKKIRARVKRQMEKTQKEYYLNEQMNAIQKELGNADDIRTEIAEIESKIKAKKLSDEAREKLKKEVKKLRSMSPMSAEATVVRNYIDTVLSLPWADYANTIKDQNFAEEVLNEDHFGLEKVKERILEYLAVTSLSNKIKGPILCLVGPPGVGKTSLAKSVARSTGRTFSRIALGGVRDEAEIRGHRRTYIGAMPGKILNAIKKAGSGNPVILLDEIDKMSSDFRGDPSSAMLEVLDPEQNHAFNDHYLDLDYDLSQALFIATANSLSGVPKPLLDRMEIIYLSGYTEQEKINIGQQHLIQKSIKANGLDKSELKFENSALEELVRYYTREAGVRNLEREISSVCRKIARELLKNHKKTSPKTTSTVKETTAQNKESNVKDISAANKENAAKDSSQKEANNKETNELTKLSTLEGVKAPLVDAALVQKYLGPRKYSIGEKELSNEIGIGQGLAYTEVGGDLLVTEVAVMSGKGNLKITGKLGDVMQESAQAAFSYVRSRAAFLGLEEEFYSKIDIHVHFPEGAIPKDGPSAGITMATALVSALTKKPFNREVAMTGEITLRGRVLPIGGLKEKLLAAHRGGIKRVIIPKENERDLLEIPKNIIQDLEVVPVDHMDTVLLHAIAWEHDDALETRLKNSQALALAGVTSTKNNQPLIHH
- a CDS encoding sensor histidine kinase is translated as MTSNDNYNFMEDLKQQWLSMIDAIADPLILIDSDYNIIRQNKAYFYMVENNKLDKITKIPGNKCYKIFAKRNSPCDHCLVNKVNENEKNIKWTTDCLIENKEFEILVHYVPANEKNNNLRFVVHYRDISDQKNLQKTLAHSDKLVAIGKLAGGVAHEINSPLAGILAFTQIVLSEMDEENPHKEDLEQIEIAARKCKEIVENLLNFARLEAHVEVKNEIQLLDEIQKTVKLAKGLLTQKNITVVWDILDNQDDTIYGNNGQIGQIFLNLISNAIQAMKNGGVIEIEKSTENDFVCIKIKDTGCGIHPDIINKIFDPFFTTKTVGEGTGLGLSITYSLVKQHGGSISVESVINEGSEFILKFPLKK